In Flavobacterium hankyongi, the genomic window TACTTTTGAACGATTTAAAAGAAATCATTCAATCCAAACCTCAACAAACTAAACAATGGCTCAAATCCAATGAAGTCCGCAAACTGTTAAACATCTCTCCTGGTACTTTACAAAATCTCCGCATCAACGGAACACTAACCTATACCAAAATAGGCGGCATAATGTACTACGACAATTCAGATATTGATAAGTTATTAAATGGAAATAAGGTTAATGCTTTACCTACTCTATTCAAGTAAAGTCATTGCGAGGAACAATGCAATCTTTTCTAATCACTTTTCACTAATTACTAATCACTAGTAAATGAATTATATCAAACACCTAACAGGTTTCTTCGAAAAAGTAGCCGTTGATAAAACGCTCAACCCAACACACGTAAGCTTGTACATTGCTTTATTTCAGTTTTGGAACTGCAACCGCTTCAAAAATCCAATAAGCATAAATCGCGATGAGGTGATGAGAATAAGTAAAATTAGTTCCAAAGCAACCTATCACAAATGTCTGAAGAACTTGCATAGTTTGGGTTACATCAATTACGAACCATCATACAATCCATTCAAAGGAAGTCATGTCATTTTATTCAACTTTTCGGAAGATTTAAAACCGTTACCAAAATCCGAAAGAAAACCAAAAAATGAACCACTTATTGAACTTGTTTCTGAACAAGCTTTGAACAAGTCTTGTACTAGTAGTGAAACAGGTACTGAACAAGCAGTAGTACCTTCTATAAACTATATAAACAATACAAACATTTTAAACGATAAAAACGTTTCAAACTTGGAAAAGCTCACAAAAAATTTTGAAGAAATAAATAATTACAATTTAGAAAATGAAAATTCAAAAGAAGAAAAAAGTTCCGCGAAAAAAGAAGAAAAGTTA contains:
- a CDS encoding helix-turn-helix domain-containing protein, producing MAIEVITREDLNEFRSLLLNDLKEIIQSKPQQTKQWLKSNEVRKLLNISPGTLQNLRINGTLTYTKIGGIMYYDNSDIDKLLNGNKVNALPTLFK
- a CDS encoding transcriptional regulator; translation: MNYIKHLTGFFEKVAVDKTLNPTHVSLYIALFQFWNCNRFKNPISINRDEVMRISKISSKATYHKCLKNLHSLGYINYEPSYNPFKGSHVILFNFSEDLKPLPKSERKPKNEPLIELVSEQALNKSCTSSETGTEQAVVPSINYINNTNILNDKNVSNLEKLTKNFEEINNYNLENENSKEEKSSAKKEEKLHPLIEEVKTYFQENNFPEQEAQKFYNYFKSVGWLVGGKTPMVDWQAAAQNWMINAPKFISNAEQPNRAKQLNTTTDKDYSEPL